A genomic region of Micromonospora sp. NBC_01796 contains the following coding sequences:
- a CDS encoding cysteine desulfurase family protein, whose product MTYLDHAATTPMLESALEAYVATAREVGNASSLHSSGRLARRRVEESRERVAAVLGARPSEVIFTGGGTESDNLAIKGIHWARHTAEPARNRVVVSSVEHHAVLDSVHWLEQHEGADTGLLAVDATGRVDPETLAAELREHGERTTVVSVMWANNEVGTVQPIAALAEVAAAYGIPVHTDAVQAVGQVPVDFAASGVAALTLTGHKLGGPVGVGALLLGRDVPCAPLLHGGGQERDVRSGTLDAAGIVAFAVAVEASVTAQREYAARIATLRDDLTKRLVEVVPEVVQNGDPCDRLPGNAHFSFPGCEGDALLMLLDAQGIACSTGSACSAGVAQPSHVLLAMGADDDRARSSLRFALGHTSTAEDVDALIAALPAAVERARRAGATRSARR is encoded by the coding sequence ATGACTTATCTGGATCACGCCGCGACCACGCCGATGCTCGAGTCGGCGCTCGAGGCGTACGTCGCCACCGCCCGCGAGGTCGGCAACGCCTCGTCGCTGCACTCCTCCGGCCGGTTGGCCCGCCGCCGCGTGGAGGAGTCCCGCGAACGGGTTGCCGCCGTCCTCGGCGCCCGCCCCTCCGAGGTGATCTTCACCGGCGGCGGTACGGAGAGCGACAACCTCGCGATCAAGGGCATCCACTGGGCCCGCCACACCGCCGAACCGGCCCGCAACCGGGTGGTGGTCAGCTCGGTCGAGCACCACGCCGTACTCGACTCGGTGCACTGGCTGGAGCAGCACGAGGGCGCCGACACCGGGCTGCTGGCGGTCGACGCCACCGGTCGGGTCGACCCGGAGACGCTCGCCGCCGAGCTGCGTGAACACGGCGAGCGGACCACCGTGGTCAGCGTCATGTGGGCGAACAACGAGGTGGGCACCGTACAGCCGATCGCCGCGCTCGCCGAGGTCGCCGCCGCGTACGGCATCCCGGTGCACACCGACGCCGTCCAGGCGGTCGGCCAGGTGCCGGTCGACTTCGCCGCCAGCGGGGTGGCCGCGCTCACCCTGACCGGGCACAAGCTCGGTGGCCCGGTCGGCGTCGGTGCCCTCCTGCTCGGCCGGGACGTGCCCTGCGCCCCGCTGCTGCACGGCGGCGGCCAGGAGCGCGACGTTCGCTCCGGCACCCTCGACGCGGCCGGCATCGTCGCCTTCGCGGTCGCGGTCGAGGCCTCCGTCACCGCCCAGCGCGAGTACGCCGCCCGGATCGCCACCCTCCGCGACGACCTGACCAAGCGCCTGGTCGAGGTGGTTCCGGAGGTGGTCCAGAACGGCGACCCGTGCGACCGGCTGCCCGGCAACGCCCACTTCTCCTTCCCCGGCTGTGAGGGCGACGCCCTGCTGATGCTGCTCGACGCCCAGGGGATCGCCTGCTCGACCGGTTCGGCCTGCTCCGCCGGGGTGGCCCAGCCGTCGCACGTACTGCTCGCCATGGGTGCCGACGACGACCGGGCCCGCTCGTCGTTGCGCTTCGCGCTCGGGCACACCTCGACCGCCGAGGACGTCGACGCGCTGATCGCCGCGCTGCCCGCCGCCGTCGAGCGGGCCCGCCGGGCCGGCGCGACCAGGTCTGCCCGGCGCTGA
- the mnmA gene encoding tRNA 2-thiouridine(34) synthase MnmA — MRVLAAMSGGVDSAVAAARAVEAGHEVTGVHLALSRNPQTYRTGARGCCTLEDSRDARRAADVIGIPFYVWDMADQFHEDVVDDFVAEYAAGRTPNPCLRCNEKIKFSAVLDRAIALGFDAVVTGHHARRGEDGLLRRSVDLAKDQSYVLAVLTREQLDRSVFPLGDSTKAQVRTEAAERGLSVADKPDSHDICFIADGDTRKFLADRLGEAPGDIVDARTGAVVGAHAGAYAYTVGQRKGLSLGVPAPDGKPRYVLSITPKTNTVTVGPVEALEASEVAARRPVWTGGALPTEATQCQVQLRAHGEVVPATVRVTGDTLHAELGRPVRGVAAGQAIVAYRPDPAGDVVLGSATITG, encoded by the coding sequence GTGAGGGTTCTGGCAGCAATGTCCGGCGGGGTCGACTCGGCGGTCGCCGCCGCGCGGGCGGTGGAGGCCGGGCACGAGGTGACCGGCGTGCACCTGGCGCTGTCGCGCAACCCGCAGACGTACCGGACGGGTGCGCGCGGCTGCTGCACGCTGGAGGACTCCCGGGACGCCCGGCGGGCCGCCGACGTGATCGGCATCCCGTTCTACGTCTGGGACATGGCGGACCAGTTCCACGAGGACGTGGTCGACGACTTCGTCGCCGAGTACGCCGCCGGCCGTACGCCGAACCCCTGCCTGCGCTGCAACGAGAAGATCAAGTTCTCGGCGGTGCTCGACCGGGCCATCGCCCTCGGCTTCGACGCCGTGGTCACCGGACACCACGCCCGGCGCGGCGAGGACGGTCTGCTGCGGCGCAGCGTCGACCTGGCCAAGGACCAGTCGTACGTCCTCGCGGTGCTGACCCGCGAGCAGCTCGACCGGTCGGTCTTCCCCCTCGGCGACTCGACCAAGGCCCAGGTCCGGACCGAGGCGGCCGAGCGCGGCCTCTCCGTGGCCGACAAGCCCGACTCGCACGACATCTGCTTCATCGCCGACGGGGACACCCGCAAGTTCCTCGCCGACCGGCTCGGAGAGGCGCCCGGCGACATCGTCGACGCCCGCACCGGAGCCGTCGTCGGCGCCCACGCCGGTGCGTACGCGTACACCGTCGGCCAGCGCAAGGGGCTCTCCCTCGGCGTGCCCGCCCCCGACGGCAAGCCCCGGTACGTGCTCTCCATCACTCCCAAGACCAACACCGTCACCGTCGGGCCGGTCGAGGCGCTGGAGGCCAGCGAGGTCGCCGCCCGACGTCCGGTGTGGACCGGTGGCGCCCTGCCGACCGAGGCCACGCAGTGCCAGGTGCAGCTCCGCGCCCACGGTGAGGTGGTTCCGGCCACGGTCCGGGTCACCGGCGACACCCTGCACGCCGAGCTGGGCCGGCCGGTCCGGGGCGTTGCCGCCGGTCAGGCGATCGTGGCGTACCGACCGGATCCGGCCGGCGACGTGGTGCTCGGGTCCGCGACCATCACTGGCTGA
- a CDS encoding electron transfer flavoprotein subunit alpha/FixB family protein, which translates to MAEVLVVVEATTTFAVKKVTLELLTLARELGTPSAVVLGGPGAADALTEKLGEYGAAKIYAAESEEIDGHLVAPKATVLAELVKRVQPAAVLLGSTQEGKEIAGRLAVKLDNGILTDVVELAADGTATQIAFAGSAIVKSKVTRGLPLVTLRPNSVTPSPAPATPEVERLTVELGAADKLTRVVQRVAEQKGSRPELTEASVVVSGGRGVGNADNFKLVEELADLLGGAVGASRAAVDSGFYPHQFQVGQTGKTVSPQLYVALGISGAIQHRAGMQTSKTIVAVNKDGEAPIFELADFGVVGDLFKVVPQAAEEIRKRK; encoded by the coding sequence ATGGCTGAAGTGCTTGTCGTGGTCGAGGCCACCACAACGTTCGCTGTCAAGAAGGTCACCCTCGAACTGCTCACCCTGGCCCGCGAGCTGGGTACGCCCTCGGCCGTGGTGCTCGGCGGCCCCGGTGCCGCCGACGCGCTCACCGAGAAGCTGGGCGAGTACGGCGCGGCGAAGATCTACGCCGCGGAGAGCGAGGAGATCGACGGTCACCTGGTGGCCCCGAAGGCCACCGTGCTGGCCGAGCTGGTCAAGCGGGTGCAGCCCGCCGCCGTACTGCTCGGATCCACCCAGGAGGGCAAGGAGATCGCCGGCCGGCTGGCGGTCAAGCTGGACAACGGCATCCTCACCGACGTGGTCGAACTGGCCGCCGACGGCACCGCCACCCAGATTGCCTTCGCCGGTTCCGCCATCGTCAAGTCGAAGGTGACCCGCGGCCTGCCGCTGGTCACCCTGCGGCCGAACTCGGTCACCCCGAGCCCGGCCCCGGCCACCCCCGAGGTGGAGCGGCTCACCGTCGAACTCGGCGCGGCCGACAAGCTGACCCGGGTGGTCCAGCGGGTCGCCGAGCAGAAGGGCTCCCGGCCCGAGCTGACCGAGGCGTCGGTGGTCGTCTCCGGCGGTCGCGGCGTCGGCAACGCGGACAACTTCAAGCTGGTCGAGGAGCTGGCCGACCTGCTCGGCGGCGCGGTCGGCGCGTCCCGGGCCGCGGTCGACTCCGGGTTCTACCCGCACCAGTTCCAGGTCGGACAGACCGGCAAGACCGTGTCGCCGCAGCTCTACGTGGCGCTCGGCATCTCCGGTGCGATCCAGCACCGGGCCGGTATGCAGACCTCGAAGACCATCGTCGCGGTGAACAAGGACGGCGAGGCGCCGATCTTCGAACTCGCCGACTTCGGCGTGGTCGGCGACCTGTTCAAGGTGGTCCCGCAGGCCGCCGAGGAAATCCGCAAGCGCAAGTAG
- a CDS encoding ADP-ribosylglycohydrolase family protein, which yields MGGTEPGRPALGASGSLFGLAYGDALGKPTEFMTVAQIEARYGPGGPRDLTGDPALVTDDTQMALAVGWALREAPAATPEVLEPLLRARFLAWAVSPDNNRAPGMTCLRACGELAKGGPWQAATVAGSKGCGANMRVTPVGLVPTYDLDTLAGVAQLQAGLTHGHPTGLAASELTAYAVRVLRDGAALAEVPGLLRQRAIGQRIVYRGDWLGDLWQRPGVGDPAEFIALGWDECLGALDRLEEVLAEPDDGEDPCLATGEGWIAEEALATALLCALRHPDDPVSALARAATTSGDSDSIAALAGAFLGAADGLAVFPEDWLDRIEYADQLTALGDAWD from the coding sequence ATGGGTGGGACGGAACCGGGTCGGCCGGCGCTGGGCGCGTCGGGGTCGTTGTTCGGGCTGGCGTACGGGGACGCGCTGGGCAAGCCGACCGAGTTCATGACGGTCGCGCAGATCGAGGCGCGTTACGGCCCCGGCGGCCCGCGCGACCTGACCGGGGATCCCGCCCTGGTCACCGACGACACCCAGATGGCACTGGCCGTCGGTTGGGCCTTGCGCGAGGCACCGGCAGCCACCCCGGAGGTCCTCGAACCGTTGCTGCGCGCCCGGTTTCTGGCCTGGGCCGTCAGCCCCGACAACAACCGGGCGCCGGGCATGACCTGCCTGCGGGCCTGCGGTGAACTGGCCAAGGGCGGCCCCTGGCAGGCGGCGACCGTGGCCGGATCCAAGGGCTGCGGCGCCAACATGCGGGTCACCCCGGTCGGGCTGGTGCCGACGTACGACCTGGACACCCTCGCCGGAGTCGCCCAGCTCCAGGCGGGGCTCACCCACGGGCACCCGACCGGGCTCGCGGCGAGCGAGCTGACCGCGTACGCGGTGCGGGTGTTGCGCGACGGCGCGGCGCTGGCCGAGGTGCCCGGCCTGCTGCGGCAGCGGGCCATCGGTCAGCGGATTGTTTACCGGGGTGACTGGCTGGGGGACCTGTGGCAGCGTCCGGGGGTCGGTGACCCGGCCGAGTTCATCGCCCTCGGTTGGGACGAGTGCCTGGGCGCGCTCGATCGGCTCGAAGAGGTGTTGGCGGAGCCGGACGACGGGGAAGATCCGTGCCTGGCCACCGGTGAGGGCTGGATCGCCGAGGAGGCGTTGGCGACCGCGCTGCTCTGCGCGCTGCGGCACCCGGACGACCCGGTGTCGGCCCTGGCCCGCGCGGCGACCACCTCCGGTGACTCGGACTCGATCGCCGCCCTGGCCGGTGCGTTCCTCGGCGCGGCGGACGGCCTGGCAGTCTTCCCCGAGGACTGGCTCGACCGGATCGAGTACGCCGACCAGCTCACCGCCCTCGGCGACGCCTGGGACTGA
- a CDS encoding methionine synthase: MDAQSWPWPTGAATGIGSMPGTDVAEVQRIVLGELPALPHLAELPGRGPGADVIGRTAGFLVDLPVELYTGRWRVAARSGKDLRRAHDLLERDLDQLTEQADGFTGTVKIQAAGPLTLAANVDLAIGGRLLRDPGAVRDLTDSLAEGLRGHVADVRRRLPGATVLLQLDEPSLPAVLAGHVPTESGFSAYRAVETSAARDLLRIVVDAADAPLVVHCCAPDVPLDLFRTAGAVAVAFDLDLITQLDPLGEAIESGLGLLVGAIPSTLPASGVAPSAEQVADRVRTLWGKLGFPRPQLAQQVVVTPTCGLAGATPEYARTALTTAQETARRLHEV, from the coding sequence ATGGACGCTCAGTCATGGCCATGGCCCACCGGTGCGGCTACCGGTATCGGTTCGATGCCCGGCACGGATGTCGCGGAGGTGCAGCGGATCGTGCTGGGCGAACTGCCCGCACTGCCGCACCTGGCGGAACTGCCCGGCCGGGGGCCCGGTGCCGACGTGATCGGCCGTACCGCCGGGTTCCTGGTCGACCTGCCGGTGGAGTTGTACACCGGCCGGTGGCGGGTGGCGGCGCGTTCCGGCAAGGACCTCCGCCGCGCCCATGACCTGCTGGAACGGGACCTCGACCAGCTCACCGAGCAGGCCGACGGCTTCACCGGCACCGTCAAGATCCAGGCGGCCGGACCGCTGACCCTGGCCGCCAACGTCGACCTCGCCATCGGTGGCAGGCTGCTGCGCGACCCCGGTGCCGTACGGGACCTGACCGACTCGCTCGCCGAGGGGCTGCGCGGGCACGTGGCCGACGTACGGCGACGGCTGCCCGGTGCGACCGTACTGCTGCAACTCGACGAGCCGTCGCTGCCGGCGGTACTCGCCGGGCACGTGCCGACGGAGAGCGGCTTCAGTGCGTACCGGGCGGTCGAGACGAGCGCCGCCCGTGACCTGCTGCGGATAGTGGTCGACGCCGCCGACGCCCCGCTCGTCGTGCACTGCTGCGCCCCCGACGTACCGCTGGACCTGTTCCGTACCGCCGGAGCCGTCGCCGTCGCGTTCGACCTCGACCTGATCACCCAGCTCGACCCGCTCGGCGAGGCGATCGAGTCCGGCCTCGGCCTGCTGGTCGGCGCCATCCCGTCCACGCTCCCCGCCTCCGGCGTGGCCCCCTCGGCGGAACAGGTGGCCGACCGCGTCCGCACCCTCTGGGGCAAACTCGGCTTCCCCCGCCCCCAGTTGGCCCAGCAGGTGGTAGTCACCCCCACCTGCGGCCTGGCCGGCGCCACCCCCGAGTACGCCCGCACCGCCCTCACCACCGCCCAAGAAACCGCCCGCCGCCTCCACGAGGTCTAA
- a CDS encoding VOC family protein, with protein sequence MVGELRSVVIDCPDPRGLAGFYGELLGRSVVYDSDDWVTLGGGPGQSRVAFQLAPDLLEPRWPDPERPQQVHLDVTVEDIEEAEPKVLALGATRLSGGGKDFRVYADPAGHPFCLCWDN encoded by the coding sequence ATGGTTGGTGAGTTGCGGAGTGTGGTGATCGACTGTCCGGATCCTCGGGGGCTGGCTGGCTTCTACGGGGAGTTGCTGGGGCGGTCGGTGGTTTACGACAGTGATGACTGGGTGACGCTCGGGGGAGGGCCGGGGCAGTCTCGGGTGGCCTTCCAGCTCGCTCCCGACCTGCTCGAACCCCGGTGGCCCGATCCGGAACGGCCGCAGCAGGTCCACCTCGACGTGACGGTGGAGGACATCGAGGAGGCCGAGCCGAAGGTGCTCGCCCTCGGTGCCACCCGGCTCTCCGGTGGGGGAAAGGACTTCCGGGTCTACGCCGACCCGGCGGGCCACCCGTTCTGCCTGTGCTGGGACAACTGA
- a CDS encoding GNAT family N-acetyltransferase, translating to MSGSELGERLDCVRRSWNPRQRLHAGNVAWAGARGDGSPVPDATLTWGDPLLGFADVWLSGASDQPAQASLHLGPDLTAAQRAAAVDELVHLAPRVTVEVSDHDTALTAVLAERGFRHAEGPWFAQLWRSLVDLADLGTRADSAGYTIRPVRGDELTERVDVHRRCWAPARIKRMLGLPVTGDEPGSSYSVDKHRAVLASPVYHPELDLVAVAADGSFAAYGLGWLDVDSGSVLFEPVGTDPEHGRRGLAGALCTRMLQVARDLGADQAIVGPRGDNGYPLPRRLYTGLGMHEVARFIPMTR from the coding sequence ATGAGCGGCAGCGAACTCGGCGAGCGGCTGGACTGTGTGCGGCGATCCTGGAACCCTCGGCAGCGCCTGCATGCCGGTAACGTGGCCTGGGCCGGCGCCCGGGGTGACGGCAGCCCGGTTCCCGACGCCACCCTCACCTGGGGTGATCCCCTCCTGGGATTCGCGGACGTGTGGCTGTCCGGAGCATCGGACCAGCCCGCGCAGGCGTCCCTGCACCTGGGGCCCGACCTGACTGCCGCGCAGCGCGCCGCCGCCGTCGACGAACTGGTCCACCTGGCACCCCGGGTCACCGTCGAGGTGAGCGATCACGACACCGCCCTCACCGCAGTCCTGGCCGAGCGCGGCTTCCGGCACGCCGAAGGGCCGTGGTTCGCACAGCTCTGGCGGAGCCTGGTGGACCTCGCGGACCTCGGGACCCGCGCCGACTCCGCTGGCTACACGATCCGTCCCGTACGCGGGGACGAGCTCACCGAGCGGGTTGACGTACATCGCCGGTGCTGGGCGCCGGCCAGGATCAAGAGGATGCTGGGCCTGCCGGTGACCGGTGACGAGCCGGGTTCGAGCTACTCGGTCGACAAGCACCGTGCCGTGCTGGCCTCGCCGGTCTACCACCCGGAACTGGACCTGGTCGCCGTGGCGGCGGACGGTTCGTTCGCCGCGTACGGGCTGGGCTGGCTGGACGTCGACTCGGGGTCCGTACTCTTCGAGCCGGTCGGGACCGACCCGGAGCACGGCAGGCGCGGTCTGGCGGGGGCGTTGTGCACGAGAATGTTGCAGGTGGCCCGTGATCTCGGCGCCGACCAGGCGATCGTCGGCCCCCGTGGCGACAACGGCTATCCCCTGCCACGTCGGCTCTACACCGGGCTCGGGATGCACGAGGTGGCTCGTTTCATCCCCATGACCAGGTGA
- a CDS encoding electron transfer flavoprotein subunit beta/FixA family protein, which yields MNIVVLVKQVPDSGADRNLRSDDNTTDRGSANNVINEMDEYAIEEALRIKEAHGGEVTVLTMGPDRATESIRKALSMGPDKAVHVLDDALHGSCAVATSRVLADALGTLNADLVICGAESTDGRVQVLPHMLAERLGVAALTGARKLTVEPGADGTVLTAERQTEEGYEVVSANTPAVVSVWDTINEPRYPSFKGIMAAKKKPVQTLSLADLGVPAAEVGSAGATSVVVEHSKRPPRAGGAKVTDEGSGGVALVDYLATEKFV from the coding sequence ATGAACATCGTCGTACTCGTCAAGCAGGTGCCCGACTCGGGCGCGGACCGCAACCTGCGCAGTGACGACAACACCACCGACCGGGGGTCGGCAAACAACGTCATCAACGAGATGGACGAGTACGCCATCGAAGAGGCGTTGCGGATCAAGGAAGCGCACGGCGGCGAGGTGACCGTGCTGACCATGGGCCCGGACCGGGCCACCGAGTCGATCCGCAAGGCACTGTCGATGGGGCCGGACAAGGCCGTACACGTGCTCGACGACGCGCTGCACGGATCCTGCGCCGTCGCCACCTCCCGGGTGCTCGCGGACGCCCTCGGCACCCTCAACGCCGACCTGGTCATCTGCGGTGCGGAATCCACCGACGGCCGGGTCCAGGTGCTCCCGCACATGCTCGCCGAACGGCTCGGCGTCGCCGCGCTCACCGGTGCCCGCAAGCTCACCGTCGAGCCCGGTGCCGACGGCACGGTGCTGACCGCGGAGCGGCAGACCGAGGAGGGCTACGAGGTGGTCAGCGCCAACACCCCCGCGGTCGTCTCGGTCTGGGACACCATCAACGAGCCCCGGTACCCCTCGTTCAAGGGGATCATGGCGGCGAAGAAGAAGCCCGTACAGACCCTGTCCCTCGCCGACCTGGGCGTGCCCGCGGCCGAGGTGGGCAGCGCCGGCGCGACCAGTGTCGTGGTCGAGCACAGCAAGCGCCCGCCGCGCGCCGGCGGCGCCAAGGTCACCGACGAGGGCTCCGGCGGCGTCGCGCTGGTGGACTACCTCGCCACCGAGAAGTTCGTCTGA